A single Candidatus Poribacteria bacterium DNA region contains:
- a CDS encoding type II toxin-antitoxin system Phd/YefM family antitoxin, with translation MTVVARLDRRPSAHHTNHRNAINPSSSQSRETTMRSEVSAMEARQRLGELLERAFYQNDEIVIKRGNKKMGVLISPRAYERYCEQRAKDFEALERIWEGVAPISQEEADRIAQEMVDEVRAEESQRSDARRS, from the coding sequence ATGACCGTGGTTGCCCGCCTTGATCGCCGCCCATCTGCGCACCATACTAACCATAGGAACGCTATCAACCCATCGAGTTCGCAGAGCAGGGAGACGACGATGCGGAGCGAAGTCAGCGCCATGGAAGCCCGCCAGCGGCTCGGCGAGCTGCTGGAGCGGGCGTTCTACCAAAACGACGAGATCGTCATCAAGCGCGGGAACAAGAAGATGGGCGTGCTCATCTCGCCGCGCGCCTACGAACGCTACTGCGAGCAGCGCGCGAAGGACTTCGAGGCGCTTGAGCGCATCTGGGAGGGCGTGGCTCCCATCTCGCAAGAGGAAGCCGACCGCATCGCGCAAGAGATGGTGGACGAGGTACGCGCGGAGGAGTCACAACGATCCGATGCGCGTCGTTCTTGA